A region of the Cannabis sativa cultivar Pink pepper isolate KNU-18-1 chromosome 3, ASM2916894v1, whole genome shotgun sequence genome:
atctttccaagttatctgatccacgtgtcccctctcgactggtccacgtattttgagCGAATTCacgagcaacatttaccccccaagccttgtttacttagtaaaaataaaccaaggcttgttcaagtgtctccagttgactcctcgtttccctagctcgagcctcgagcgcgtgggggcaaattaaatgatgtcatttaatgcagcgatttgctttttgcaggaatgtctccagccgcctcctcggacTTCTGATACGAACctgggggcgcgtggaggtgcgtcggataatggcattaaatgcagcgattcgcttttgcagaggtcgattcgtttcacgccccatgattgatgcggcgcattaatggtgtcagacggatactcaaacgtttccatcgccttaatggtagattgatctgattcgttgatctttgggaattcgaatcgtgcgtctcccccaccgtgcgattggtaggtgatgacgcctgttcctcatgcgtttttgcctataaaagccaccacctttccttcatttcggttactttccattccttgccatttctgctcgaatttcctagagagaaaattcctcaaagtagcacgaactgtcttaatACCCAGACACTTCATTCAGTTTTCCAATGTTTGCCTTtgccagttcttctcaactctcactcaaccacattcagtacctccagttcaacgatcgactgtaagtttcttgcatccttagataataacatgcttatatttacttcgttcgttttctgggttcgtacttagaggcttctgggtgtgtgagtgtttaagttcttcgagttctgctttatgtttactgcgttagttgtagaatcgccattatcatgcccctgttgtagttatacagttctgtttgaagagggccatgtgttcttcgtttaacagttgcttagggcataggatggcttttctctttttttcttttttttcctttttgcgaaaccactttctgcgatttcactgcacccgacacctgttcagggattctctccagagtttcccaggtgacacgtgtctggagggggcctctttccagcggttaggggatccccactccctttttcttgatttagggtttggtatgggacctaactgctggacttttctttttccctttttgtttttctcagaacacaaaatgtacGCCAcggctcaaaatcttcgaagaagaaagggaaaggtatggccacgctggaggaggtttctctgggacccgttgcccaggaggggtataagtcccgtgcaaccggttgggaagcggccgagcttcgatcaaccctgacttgtcctcaccagctggagaacattattaatgtggccGGGATTAAACTCTCCACCTCAGGGACATTTCACCGGCCTCTTCGCGACTCagagacgcctaatcataactatgacggcttcggggcttggagtcagacccatttgatgaccggtgccatgctcccgctccaagattactttgttaattttcttgtatttgtcggccttgcgccataccaacttattcctcaagcttaccgcctgctctcaggcttatttattttttacaccgcccgtggctgggggtctcccagcccggcggaaattttgtatttttatgaacttgtatccgtccccaagaaaggggacaaacttaaggatggtttttatgggttccggatccaccctgctaacgagggggtggttccgtataaccggcagactcacgttaaggagtaccgccaccgctttttcttctcgtccgggttcagggccgtggaccacccggagcttctcacggagtgggtgcggatcccaccttaccagcggacgcttcccactcaggctttccttcgaagggcccaagccttcgcctcctacgaccacgccgatcttgatgtcgggggcctagtcaccacggagaattgtaggaaggccaaacttatcctttctcattaatccgtggatgactccaacctctcacgggtcatctgccccaatgtgagggcgccggttgcggagaaggccttccgggatgagctcattgctacggcacagaagaagtaccaagattatctctaccggaaggcccaggagaaggcgtactctaaggcccaggctgcctctgggagagggcttcgcgtggggagtccggtggtgcgaaggagccaagccattggtgggaagtccgaagctaaattttttgacaagatacttcaagaagagattgaggATCGTCCCGCCGgggggccccttcgtcttgaagattcttccgagaaacagacttcccggcctcagccttcagcccccgaaccaaactcgggtgctcccgatgctagcacttccggtgccggcggtaagtctcccttgataattcgctatgttccttccgttgatgaatataccagtcataggcccatagggttcgacgagcgtcttcgtagatttaagatgccgttgacccggtggggggatcgtttgaaggaattttattttacgagcttaggagattacctaggtcggtcccggatgggctccggccctccggaacctattcccttaggtccatcagcttacatagcgtccagctggtttcggccctcggacagttatcttggagatgatgctgcccggcattaaagttcaggactttgctagggccgaattaggaagttcgggtaggagtagcttatttgctgtatcttttataagcggttcctcacgaacttctaacacttgcttatttttttttggaacaggtacctccatggatgccatcctggaacagcttgccggggttcatactcccgtggctcctcccgCTTTCaacccctctcccccggccccttccttgaaggttccttccggcgctcctcccgaaaccattgacttagtggatgacgaggaggtgcttctggGAGAGGCCGTTGAGGGtgcaggagagcctcaagcccttccggaggtagcagaggaggacgaggaggagcctgaagtggctctaattcgcaagcgtaagggcaagatgattgcccaggacgagccgaagaggcctcggagggccgacactcctgcccatggcctagacggcggggtctccccgatggaggaaaatcctgctcctccccacatcgagcttaccccgattctgggggatgaggtgaggcaggagcttcgcatagccaaacacaactacgctatggatgagtactcccgggggtatgccgaagtggaggcccttaggaggattctgcgagctgaggttgaggcgagcatcaaccacccggaataccatgatccgtggaacctcaatctggaccccttaacggactggttccgtcctcTCCTAGGGCctactttggctccctttgccgcggagatgactggcgagttcgcttctcagcttacacgttgcgcgcccaagcggtttgccacttgtgcttccttgaactccatcttccaggtccaggacctcagccattctctcacggtggtaagtactttgcaatttttttgcgtttccttttcgttgtttgtattttgttttcttcctttgagaaatttttccttatacttcgttatggttcagcttgctgctgaggctggccgcctctccaggaacatcataaaccatggcttcgctctgtccgactttggggacatgaatgatgtcaggaaggtcctccaagacctcacagcggagaggcagatctaccaggaggctgccgagcgccaggaggcagcggccaaggccaaggaagaggaggccaaacggagggaggctcaggcggaggccatgatccgggacgaggctcagcggagagacaagatggaggcccatcatcaggaggaactaagggctcaaaccgaggctgccgagaaggccaggcgagatctccgggaggccagggaggctttggatgaaatggccgccaaggtgagatctctagaggagactcaccagtcggacatcgaatccaaggccgctctagctgcggagttgaaggagcttagggatttcaaagaacagtccaccaggaaggccaagagggccgagctcctttctcctgtttcctgcgcccggtgcccgaagcgctttgatgatggtgtctatatggcttgggccaccaatgatcagagtatcaagcttactttttatcccaaacccgaggagatgattgccagatttcgggaaaagaagaagaagcttgatgctgcgcttgaggcacggattggacctcgtcttcctccgcgggctgactgagctaccgtattattgacccagattctacccgtttcttttataactcttttttttttgtttgtacatatttgctgctgccttagaacaatttacatataggcggcagctttcatttgaaggggagacaattatattttaaggcctgtccccgggccatttatatgtatatgacctgccctttgggct
Encoded here:
- the LOC133035706 gene encoding stress response protein nst1-like, with protein sequence MVQLAAEAGRLSRNIINHGFALSDFGDMNDVRKVLQDLTAERQIYQEAAERQEAAAKAKEEEAKRREAQAEAMIRDEAQRRDKMEAHHQEELRAQTEAAEKARRDLREAREALDEMAAKVRSLEETHQSDIESKAALAAELKELRDFKEQSTRKAKRAELLSPVSCARCPKRFDDGVYMAWATNDQSIKLTFYPKPEEMIARFREKKKKLDAALEARIGPRLPPRAD